The DNA region CCAGCCGAACGCCCCGGTGCTGCTCGATTCCCTGCCAGATGCGGTGCTGTGCGTCGACCCGGCCGGCGTTGCGCGTCTGGTCAACCGCGCGGCACAGACGCTGCTCGATCCGCCGATCGACACCGCGGTCTTCAGCCTGCGCACCTATCTCGAGCGGCTCGGCATCGATGCCGGCGCCGTCGTCAAGGCAGTCAGTCTGGGCACGCGTCTCAACCGGGTCGAGACCCTCGCCGACGGCCGCTCCATCCTGATCTCGTGCCGGCCGGCGCTCGGCACCGACGGCAAGCTCGCCTTCAGCGTGCTGGTGCTGCGCAACCTGGATCTGATCAATCGCCAGATCGAGAGCGCGGCGCGCTCCGGCTTCGTCTCGGTCGGCGAGAGCGCCGCCGCGGTCGATCGCGGCATCGTGCTCAATCCGAGCAGCGCCGCGTTGATCGAGCAGGCGATGCGGGCGGTCCATCTCGGCATCCGCGTGCTGATCGTCGGCGAGTCCGGCGCCGGCAAGACCGAGATCGCCCGCCAGGTCCATGCCATGACGCTCGGCAGCAACCGCCCGTTCATCCACGTCAATTGCGCCGGCATTCCGGAAAGCCTGTTCGAGTCGGAGATGTTCGGCTACGCGGCCGGCTCGTTCACCGGCGCGCTCAACCGCGGCAAGAAGGGGCTGATCGAGGCGGCCGACAAGGGCACGCTGTTTCTCGACGAGGTTGGCGAGATCCCGCTGCACTGCCAGGCAAAACTGCTGAAATTCCTGGAGGACGGCGTGGTGCAGCGGGTCGGCGCCACCGGCGGCCGGCGGGTGTCGATCCAGTTGTTCTCGGCGACCAATCGCGACCTCCTGGACATGAGCCGCTCCGGCGCGTTCCGGAAGGACCTCTACTACCGCCTGAGCTCGCTGACCCTCACCGTGCCGGCGCTGCGCGAGACGCGCGATCTCATTCCCGATCTGGTGCGCATCTTCGTCGCCCGCCTGAATGCCCGTCGTGACCGACCGTTCAGCCTGGACGCGGCCTGCATGCGGCGGCTGATCGAGTACGACTATCCCGGCAACATCCGGGAGATGCAGAACATCATCGAGCATCTGGCGGTGATGTGCGACGGACTTGCCGGCGAGGATCACCTGCCGGCCAGCGTGTTGTCGGCAACCTCGAAGGCGATTGCAGCGCCGCAACGCAGCGGCATAAACGGCGCGCCGCTGCCGTTCTCGTGCCTGCCGGAATCGATGCCGAGCCCCGTGCTCGGACTCCCGGCGATCGCCGATCCCACGAGCTTTCTTGCCGCCCCCTCAAACGGCGAATTTCCGGTCGCCTCGCTGAAGGACGAAGTGCGGCGCTACGAGAAGTATCTGGTGCGGGAGGCGGTGCGGCGTGCCGGCAGCAAGCGAAAGGCCGCGGAACTGCTGAGCGTCGACATCGCCACCGTCGTGCGCAAGACCCGCGAGGACGACGAGGTCGAGGGCGGCTGAGCGCCGCAACGGCCGCCCGTGACCAGCGTCAGAACGTCGGTGGCGTGCAGGCGCTCACCACGATGCAGGGCTCGGACGAGATGTTGCGGAAGCGGTGGGGGATGCGGCTGTCGAAATGATAGGCGTCGCCGGCGTGCAAGAGCTCGGTGCGATCGCCGACCGTCAGCAGCAGCTCGCCGCTGATCACCACGCCGCCCTCCTCGCCCTCGTGGCTGTAGGCGTCCTCGCCCGTGTCGGCGCCAGGATCGTAGGTTTCGTACAGCATCAGGAGGTTGGTGTTGTCGCTGCGGCCGACCCGCTTGAACGACAATGCCCGCAGCGATTCGGCGGTCGCGGCGCGGTAGACCCGGCCGGGGTTGATCTCGGTCAGTTCGTCATGGCGGAACACGAAGCGGTCGGGCTCGCTGCGCTCGCCTTGGGCGAAGAAGTCGGACAGCGTGGTGTCCAGGATCTCCAGGATCTTCTTCAACGTGTTGATCGACGGGCTCGTCATGTTGCGCTCGATCAACGAGATCAGGCCGTTGGTGACGCCCGCGCGCTGCGCAAGCTCGCGCTGGGACAGGCCGCGCTCCTCGCGGATGGTCTTCAGCCGCGCGCCGATATCGATCTCCGTCACCCCTGCCTCCCCGGCCCCGCACGTCCGCCCCGCCATCATGCCCGCGATGCCCGGATCGCAGGGCTGATCCCCAAACCAATCACCCGGCCGGGGCGGACGCCCTTGTCGTTCGCAGCATTCCCTAGAAAATCAAGCGTTTCCAACGTCTCGCGGTTCATGCCGTACCCGGAGGCCGGTTCAAGGGGTGCAACGCTATACCCAGTGTTTATAAAAATAAACATTGCGACCTTCCTCATTAAACGATAGCGTTCACTCGGCTCCTGTTCCCAAGGCCCGAGGTTGAAATGGCCAATTCCGAAATCGAAAAGCGGCGCGCCGCAGCTCTCGCCCGCGGCGTCGGCGTCCTCACGCAGAATTTTATCGTAAAGGCAGAGAATGCCGAGGTGTGGGACGCCGACGGACGGCGCCTGATCGATTTTGCGGCGGGCATCGCCGTGGTCAATACCGGCCACCGCCACCCGAAGGTCTTGGCAGCCGTGAAGGCGCAACTCGACGCCTTCACCCACACCTGCCACCAGGTGCTGCCCTATGAGCCGTATGTCCGGCTCGCCGAGCGCCTGAACGCCAAGGTGCCGGGGACCTTCGCCAAGAAGACGGTGTTCGTCACCACGGGCGCCGAGGCGGTCGAGAACGCCGTCAAGATCGCCCGCGCCTACACCAAGCGCGACGCGGTGATCGCCTTCGGCGGCGGCTTCCACGGCCGCACCTTCATGGGCATGAGCCTCACCGGCAAGGTGGTGCCCTACAAGACCGGCTTCGGCGCGATGATGCCGGACGTGTTCCACGTCCCCTACCCCACCCCGCTCCACGGCATCACCGTGGACGACACCTTCAAGGCCATCGACAGACTGTTCAAGGCCGACCTCGATCCGGCCCGGGTGGCGGCGATCCTGTTCGAGCCGGTGCAGGGCGAAGGCGGCTTCTATCCGGCGCCGCCCGAGTTCGTCCCCCGCCTGCGCGAGCTGTGCGACAGCCATGGCATTGTAATGATCGCCGACGAGGTGCAGACCGGCTTTGGCCGCACCGGAACGCTGT from Blastochloris tepida includes:
- a CDS encoding 4-aminobutyrate--2-oxoglutarate transaminase — encoded protein: MANSEIEKRRAAALARGVGVLTQNFIVKAENAEVWDADGRRLIDFAAGIAVVNTGHRHPKVLAAVKAQLDAFTHTCHQVLPYEPYVRLAERLNAKVPGTFAKKTVFVTTGAEAVENAVKIARAYTKRDAVIAFGGGFHGRTFMGMSLTGKVVPYKTGFGAMMPDVFHVPYPTPLHGITVDDTFKAIDRLFKADLDPARVAAILFEPVQGEGGFYPAPPEFVPRLRELCDSHGIVMIADEVQTGFGRTGTLFAMEAYGIAADLTTMAKGLGGGLPISAVVGRAEMMDAAGPGGLGGTYGGNPLGIAAGNAVLDVIEEENLCARANDLGVRLKARLEKIRAFAPELADIRGPGFMVAAEFIADGKPAPDLTARIRVEALARGLVLLTCGVHGNVIRFLAPLTIPDDHFAEAMDILEEAVKAARGI
- a CDS encoding cupin domain-containing protein — its product is MAGRTCGAGEAGVTEIDIGARLKTIREERGLSQRELAQRAGVTNGLISLIERNMTSPSINTLKKILEILDTTLSDFFAQGERSEPDRFVFRHDELTEINPGRVYRAATAESLRALSFKRVGRSDNTNLLMLYETYDPGADTGEDAYSHEGEEGGVVISGELLLTVGDRTELLHAGDAYHFDSRIPHRFRNISSEPCIVVSACTPPTF
- a CDS encoding sigma 54-interacting transcriptional regulator, with the translated sequence MSFRMQEDRGTSLYSAADLVRAISQPNAPVLLDSLPDAVLCVDPAGVARLVNRAAQTLLDPPIDTAVFSLRTYLERLGIDAGAVVKAVSLGTRLNRVETLADGRSILISCRPALGTDGKLAFSVLVLRNLDLINRQIESAARSGFVSVGESAAAVDRGIVLNPSSAALIEQAMRAVHLGIRVLIVGESGAGKTEIARQVHAMTLGSNRPFIHVNCAGIPESLFESEMFGYAAGSFTGALNRGKKGLIEAADKGTLFLDEVGEIPLHCQAKLLKFLEDGVVQRVGATGGRRVSIQLFSATNRDLLDMSRSGAFRKDLYYRLSSLTLTVPALRETRDLIPDLVRIFVARLNARRDRPFSLDAACMRRLIEYDYPGNIREMQNIIEHLAVMCDGLAGEDHLPASVLSATSKAIAAPQRSGINGAPLPFSCLPESMPSPVLGLPAIADPTSFLAAPSNGEFPVASLKDEVRRYEKYLVREAVRRAGSKRKAAELLSVDIATVVRKTREDDEVEGG